CTTGTTCGCCGCGGCCTTCGCCTCCGTCGGGTTGGCGTTGATCCACTTGTTGGCCGCGACCGAGCCCTTCAGGACCGCCTCGACGACCTTCGGGTGCGCCTTGAGGAACTTCTGCGACACGATGATGTTCGTGATCACGAACTTCTTGTCGGGCCACAGCGACGACTCGTCCAGGAGCGTCTTGCCGCCCTCGGCCACCAGCTTCGACGCGGTCGGCTCCGGCACCCAGGCGCCGTCGATCGAGCCGGCCTTGAAGGCGTCCGGGGTGATCTTGTTGTCGGTGCGGACGACGGTCACGTCACCCTTGCCGCTCTGCGCGTCGACCTTCCAGCCCTGGTCCGCGATCCAGTTGAGGAACGCCACGTCCTGCGTGTTGCCCAGCTGAGGCGTCGCGATCTTCTTGCCCTTGACGTCCTTCAGGGACTTGATCTTCTTCGGGTTGACGACCAGCTTCACGCCGCCCGACGCCGAACCGCCGATGATCTTCAGGCTCTTGCCGTCGGACTTGGTGTAGCCGTTGATCGCGGGGGAGGGGCCGATCCAACCGATGTCGATGGAGCCCGAGTTGAGCGCCTCGATCTCGGAGGGGCCCGCGTTGAAGGTCGCGTAGTCCGCCTTGGTGGCGCCCAATTCCTTCTGGAACAGGCCCTGTTCACGGCCGACCAGCGCGGTCGCGTGCGTCAGGTTGCCGAAGTAGCCGATCTTCACGGAGGCGAGACCCTCGATCTTCGAGGACCCGGCGGCCACCTTCTCCTTGGAGTTGGTGCTCTTGGAGTCCGACCCGTAACCGCAGGCGGCGAGGGTGAGCAGAGGGAGCGCGGCGAACACGGCTATGCCGCGACGCAGATAGGTCGAGCGAGTGGCAGGCACGGGAGGTGTTCCTCTCGTTGGCCCGGCGGTCACGGTCTCAGGTCGTGGCCGGGAGGTCGGCAGGTCTTCGTTTTCGTCGCGTCCGGGACGTCGGGTGGGGGGACTGGGCGCGCAGGCAGTGCGCGTACGTCAGCACGCACATCGCGCCACCCCGCCCTGCCCGCTGCCGAGGGCGCCGCTGCCGACGCGGCCGCCCTCCTTCGCGAACGTGGAGTAGAAATCAGTGGAGTTCATGGTCAGAAATCCCAACCGTCTTCGTCCGACGCGTCCTTGACCGGCTCCGGCGCCGCGAACGACTCGCCGACCATGCCGGCGGTGAGCGTGGTGCCGTCCGCCGGGTCGATCAGGATGAACGAGCCCGTACGGCGCGAGTCGGCGTACGAGTCGACCGGCAGCGGCTCCGCGGTGCGGATCTTCACCCGGCCGATGTCGTTGGCGACGAGCTGTCCCGGATGCGGGTGCAGGGACAGGTCGTCGAGCGTGAGCCGGGACGGGATGTCCTTCACGATCGCCTTCACCGTGCGGGTGCCGTGCTTGAGGAGCACCCGGTGGCCCACGGTCAGCGGCGCGTCGGCGACATGGCAGACCGTCGCCTCGATGTCCTGCGTGGTCGCCGGGGCGTCCTTGCTGGGCACGATGAGATCGCCGCGCGAGACGTCGATGTCGTCCTCCAGCAGGATCGTCACCGACTGCGTGGTCCACGCGATCCTGACCGGCTTGCCGAGCAGGTCGATGCCGGAGATCTTCGTGGTGCTCCCGGAGGGCAGGACGGTCACGGGGTCGCCGACGCGGAAGCTGCCGGCCGCGATCTGACCCGCGTACCCCCGGTAGTCCGGGAGGTCGGCGCTCTGCGGCCGGATCACGTACTGCACGGGCAGCCGCGCATGGCAGTGGCTCAGGTCGTGGGCGACCGGCACCGACTCCAGGTGCTCCAGGAAGGTCGGCCCGCCGTACCAGTCCATGTTCGCGGACGGGTCCACGACGTTGTCGCCGGCCAGCGCCGAGATCGGGATCGCGGTGATCTCCGGGACGCCCAACTCACTGGCGTACGCGGTGAATTCCTCGGCGATCGCGGCGAACACGGTCTCCTTGTACTCGACCAGGTCCATCTTGTTGACCGCGAGCACCACGTGCGGAACCCGCAGCAGCGCCGCGATCGCCGCGTGCCGCCGGGTCTGCTCGACGACACCGTTGCGGGCGTCGACGAGGATCACCGTCAGCTCGGCCGTGGAGGCACCCGTCACCATGTTGCGGGTGTACTGCACGTGACCGGGCGTGTCGGCGAGGATGAACCGGCGTCGGGGGGTGGCGAAGTAGCGGTACGCCACGTCGATCGTGATGCCCTGCTCCCGCTCGGCCCGAAGACCGTCGGTGAGCAGCGCGAGGTCGGGGCCGTCCTGCCCGCGATCGGCCGACACCCGCTGTACAGCTTCGAGTTGGTCGGTCAGCACCGACTTGGAGTCGTGCAACAGCCGCCCGACCAGAGTGGACTTGCCGTCGTCGACGGAGCCCGCCGTGGCGAACCGCAGCAGCGTGGTGGCCGAGAGCTCCTCGGTCGTGATGGTGCTCATGGTTAGAAGTACCCCTCGCGCTTGCGGTCTTCCATCGCGGCCTCGGACATCTTGTCGTCGGCACGCGTCGCGCCCCGCTCGGTCAGCCGGGACGCGGCGATCTCGGTGATGACCTGCTCCAGCGTCACCGCGTCGGAGTCGACGGCGCCCGTGCACGACATGTCACCGACGGTCCGGTACCGGACGAGCCGCTTCTCCACGGTCTCGCCCGCCTTCGGCCCGCCCCACTCACCGGCGGTCAGCCACATGCCGTCCCGCGCGAACACCTCACGCTCGTGCGCGAAGTAGATCTCGGGCAGCTCGATGCCCTCACGGGCGATGTACTGCCAGACGTCCAGCTCGGTCCAGTTGGAGAGCGGGAACACGCGGACGTGCTCACCGGCCGCGTGCCGCCCGTTGTACAGATTCCACAGCTCGGGCCGCTGCCGTCGCGGGTCCCACTGCGAGAACTCGTCCCGAAGGCTGAACACCCGCTCCTTGGCGCGCGCCTTCTCCTCGTCCCTACGACCGCCGCCGAAGACCGCGTCGAACTTCTCGCTCTGGATCTTCTCGGTCAACGGCACGGTCTGGAGCGGATTCCGCGTCCCGTCGGGGCGTTCACGCAGCACACCGCGGTCGATGTAGTCCTGTACGGAGGCCACATGGAGGCGGAGTCCATGTGCGGCGACCACACGGTCGCGGTACTCAAGGACCTCGGGGAAGTTGTGTCCGGTGTCCACATGCAGCAGCGAGAACGGCACCGGCGCGGGCGCGAACGCCTTCAGCGCGAGGTGCAGCATCACGATGGAGTCCTTGCCGCCGGAGAACAGGATCACCGGCCGCTCGAACTCACCCGCCACCTCACGGAAGATGTGCACCGCCTCGGACTCAAGAGCGTCCAGGTGCGAGAGGGCGTACGGCGTGTCCGTACCGTCCTCGGCCTTGGCGACGGTCGCGGTCATGCCAGTCCCCTCTCGGTGAGCAGCGCGTGAAGTGCCGCCGCCGACTCCTGCACGGTCTGGTCCTGCGACTCGATCCGCAGATCCGGCGACTCGGGCTCCTCGTACGGGTCGTCGACCCCGGTGAGCCCGGTCAGTTCACCGGCGGCCTGCTTGGCGTAGAGACCCTTCACATCGCGTACGGAGCACACGTCGACCGGGGTCGCCACATGCACCTCGACGTAGGCGGCGCCGCTCTCCTGGTGCCGCTTGCGGACGGCCTCGCGGCTGTCGGCGTACGGCGCGATGACCGGGACGAGCGCCAACACGCCGTTGCGGGCGAGCAGTTCGGCCAGGAAGCCGATGCGCTGCACGTTGGTGTGCCGGTCCTCGCGGCTGAAGCCGAGGCCCGCCGAGATGAACTCGCGGATCTCGTCGCCGTCGAGCACCTCGACGAGCCGGCCCTCCTCGCGCAGCCGGCCGGCCAGCTCGTACGCGATGGTGGTCTTGCCGGCACTCGGCAGTCCGGTGAGCCAGACGGTGGCTCCGGTCGTCACGTGCGACTCCTTCTCGGTGATGGTCATTCGTGCAGCCCGCACTCGGTCTTCCCGCGTCCCGCCCAGCGGCCGGCACGCGCGTCCTCGCCCTCCAGGACCCGGCGGGTGCAGGGCGCGCAGCCGACGGACGCGTAGCCGTCCATCAGCAACGGGTTGGTCAGCACGCCGTGTTCGGCGACGTACGCGTCCACGTCGTCCTGGGTCCAGCGGGCGATGGGGGAGACCTTGACCTTCTGGCGCTTCTCGTCCCAGCCGACGACCGGGGTGTTCGCCCGGGTCGGGGACTCGTCGCGGCGCAGCCCGGTCGCCCAGGCCGCGTACTTGGTCAGGCCCTGCTCCAGCGGCTGGACCTTGCGCAGCTTGCAGCACAAGTCCGGGTCCCGGTCGTGCAGTCGGGGTCCGTACTCGGCGTCCTGCTCGGCGACGGTCTGGCGCGGGGTGAGCGTGATGACGTTGACGTCCATCACGGCCTCGACCGCGTCACGGGTGCCGATGGTCTCGGGGAAGTGGTAGCCGGTGTCGAGGAACACCACGTCGACGCCGGGCATCGCGCGGGAGGCGAGGTGGGCGACCACCGCGTCCTCCATCGAGGAGGTCACACAGAACTGCTTGCCGAAGGTCCGCACCGCCCACTGGAGGATCTCCAGCGCGGAGGCGTCCTCCAGATCGCGGCCCGCCTGCTCGGCCAGGGCTTTCAAGTCGTCGGTGGGGCGCGCTTTCTGAGTCGTCGTCATATCTCGTCTCCCCCTGCGTCGGTCTGCCGGAGCCCCCGGGCGAGGAGCCCGAGGAACTTCAGCTGAAAGGCCCGATTGCATGCCGCGCATTCCCACGCGCCATGACCCTGCTCGCTCGGACGCAGGTCCTCGTCGCCGCAGTAGGGGCAGTAGAAGGGGGCGGCCCGCTCGCTCACGTGAGGGACTCCTCACTGGCGCGCGTGGCCCAGGCGGCGAACCGCTCACCGTCCTCGCGCTCCTGCTGGAACCGGGTGAGGACCCGCTCGACGTAGTCGGGCAGTTCCTCCGAAGTGACCTTCAGGCCACGGACCTTGCGGCCGAAGCCGGCCTCCAGACCGAGGGCGCCGCCGAGGTGCACCTGGAAGCCCTCGACCTGCTCGCCCTGGTCGTTGAGGACCAACTGGCCCTTGAGACCGATGTCCGCGACCTGGATACGGGCGCAGGCGTTCGGGCAGCCATTGATGTTGATGGTGATCGGCTCGTCGAACTCCGGGATGCGGCGCTCCAGTTCGTCGATGAGCGTGATGCCGCGCTGCTTGGTCTCGACGATCGCGAGCTTGCAGTACTCGATGCCGGTGCAGGCCATGGTGCCGCGCCGGAAGGGGGAGGGCTTGGCGGTGAGGCCGAGCGCTTCGAGACCCTCGACCAGGGAGTCGATCTGCCCTTCCTCGACATCGAGCACGATCATCTTCTGCTCGACCGTCGTGCGCAGCCGGCCCGAGCCGTGCGCCTGGGCCAGTTCGGCGATCTTCGTGAGCGTGGTGCCGTCGACGCGGCCGACGCGCGGGGCGAAACCGACGTAGAAGAGGCCGTCCTGCTGGCGGTGGACGCCGACGTGGTCGCGCCAGCGGGCGACCGGCTGGGCGGGGGCGGGGCCGTCGACCAGCTTGCGCTTGAGGTATTCCTCCTCCAGGACCTGGCGGAACTTCTCCTGGCCCCAGTCGGCGACGAGGAACTTCAGGCGGGCACGGGTGCGCAGCCGCCGGTAGCCGTAGTCGCGGAAGATGCCGATCACGCCGGCCCAGACGTCCGGGACCTCGTCCAGCGGGACCCAGGCGCCGAGCCGGACGCCGATCTTCGGGTTGGTGGACAGACCGCCGCCGACCCACAGGTCGAAGCCGGGGCCGTGCTCGGGGTGGTTCACGCCGACGAACGCGATGTCGTTGATCTCGTGGGCGACGTCGAGGAGCGGGGAGCCGGAGATCGCCGTCTTGAACTTGCGCGGCAGGTTGGAGAATTCCTTGGTGCCGATGTAGCGGCTGTGGATCTCGTCGATCGCCGGAGTGCCGTCGATGATCTCGTCCTCGGCGATGCCCGCGACGGGCGAGCCGAGAATCACACGGGGCGTGTCGCCGCAGGCCTCGGTGGTGGAGAGACCGACCGCCTCCAGGCGGTTCCAGATCTCGGGCACGTCCTCGATGCGGATCCAGTGGTACTGCACGTTCTGCCGGTCGGTGAGGTCGGCCGTGCCGCGCGCGAACTCCTGCGAGATCTCGCCGATCACGCGGAGCTGGTCCGTGGTCAGCCGGCCGCCGTCGATCCGGACGCGCAGCATGAAGTACTTGTCGTCCAGTTCCTCCGGCTCCAGGATCGCGGTCTTGCCGCCGTCGATCCCGGGCTTGCGCTGGGTGTACAGCCCCCACCAGCGCATACGGCCGCGGAGGTCGTTCGGGTCGATCGAGTCGAACCCGCGCTTGGAGTAGATCGTCTCAATGCGTGTCCGCACATTGAGACCGTCGTCGTCCTTCTTGAACTGCTCGTTGCCGTTCAGGGGGGTGAAGTGTCCGGCGGCCCACTGACCCTCACCGCGGTGACGGCTCACCTTGCGGCGGGGCGCTGCGGCTGCAGGGTTCTCGGGGGTGGCGGCCATGTTTCTACGTCCTCCGGGACAGGCGGGTGATCGGCTCTGACCTGCGTGTACGGGCGCATGCGGGCATACGCGCGCGTCTTTGCGCAGTATGAGGCAGATACGGGGAAAACCGGCGGTGCTGCGGCTCGGCTAGCCCGCCGGACAGATGGCGCTGGACATGCGGCCGAGGTCGACGTGACGTCGACTCACCAAGGCAATTCCAGTTCCGGACATGACGGAAGCGTGTCACGGCGTTCTGGACACAGTCCAGCTTCGTCCGCCATGCGGACACCCTGGTCCCGCTATGTGAGACGAGGGTGTCATCGGTCACAAGCCGCGCACGCTGTCTTGTCGGCGCAGGTCAGACGCGGTAGGCCCCCGGCCAGGGGCCCGGAGTGGGTGCCTGCGTCACCTCCTCGACCTGCGTGTCGAAGAGCTTGAAGCCCCGGCGCTGGTAGTTGTCCATCGCGTGCACCCCGTCCAGGCTGCACGTATGCAGCCAGACCCGCTTGGTCGGCGCCCGCCCGGGCCAGCGGTCGGCGAGGTCCCAGGCGCGGGCCGCGCCGTAGGAGAGGAGGTGGCCGCCGAGGCGGCGGCCGCGGAAGGCGGGGATCAGACCGAAGTAGACGATCTCGACGACGCCGTCGTCCTGCGGCTCCAGTTCCACGTACCCGCCGGGCGTGCCCCGGTCGTACACGACCCAGGTCTCCACGCCCGGCCGGTCCAGGTGCTCCTGCCACTGCGCGAACGTCCAGTGCAGCCGGTCGATCCAGAGGATGTCCCCGCCCACGGACGCGTACAGATAGCGGCTGAACTCGGGGGAGGGCACCTCGGAGCGGGCGATCCGCACGTCCCCGTCCGGCGCGATGGCCGGGAGGAGGTCGCTCGGGTCGGTCTGCTCCAGGGACCAGGTGGTCACCGGCATGTTCGTCATGCCCGCCAGGGAATCATCCGGTCAGGGGATCTGTCGATCAGCTGATCAACCGAGCGAGCTGTCGATCGAGTTGAGCGGGAGTGCGAACAGCATCCGTCCGGACACCGACCAGACCTCGCCGGTCTCCTGCCAGTAGGAGAGGGAGTCGGTCTGCGGGCCCCAGCACTGGTGCGTCTCGTCGGCCCCGCATTCGGTGGCCTTGGCGCCGTGCTCGTCCTGACGCCACATCGAGCCCCGGCCGCCTTCCGGACCGGCAGCGCCGCCCACGTACCAGGCGGACCCGTTCGCGAGGACGCCCCCGGCGCCGTCGACCTTCGTCGCGTAGGCCTCGTCGGCGCTCGCGCGCCCCGCCGAGTCGGTGGCGAGCAGCCCCGGACGCGCGGGATCCCCGCTGAAGGAGTACCGCCACAGCCGCTTGTCCCCGCTCGCGACCAGACTGTCCGGCACCGTGCTCCGGTCGAGGGACAGACCCACGGGCCGTACGGCCGTCTTGTCGCCGCTCAGCCGGTACGACCCGACCGCGGGCAGTACGTACCGGTACCCGGCCGCCGACCAGCCGTCCCGCACCCGGCCGACCGCGCCGGCCGTCACCGTGGTGCGCTGGATGCGGTTCATGTCGTACACGTACAGCGCGTCACGTGTCCCGGTCGTGGTGGTGACCAGGAGTTTGTCCTCGTACCAGACCATTCCGGAGATCTTGGAGGCGAGCCCGCGATAGTCACGGCCGCCATCGGTCGGTACGGCGAGGAGGGCCCAGGTGTAGCTGAGGTGCGCGGTGTCGGCCGCGTTCACGAAGGCGACCTTGGCCAGGCCGCGGGTGGTCGCGCTCCAGCCGGAGAGGATCACCCGGTTCGAGCCCCACCAGCCGTCCTCGTCGGCGTCGCCCGAGGTGGTCACCGAGCGGGGCGTCCAGGCCGGGTCGGCCGCGTCGCCGCTGTCCCAGCAGTACGCGCGCGTGGCCGCCGGTTCGACGGGCAGCGCCGACTTCTCGTCGGTCGTGCAGTCGGCGGCGTCGCGCAGGGTGTGGTCGGCGCTCTTCAGGACGGTGTCGACGCCGACCGGGCGTCCCATCGCCGAGGAGAGCCGGTCCAGGGACCGCTGTGGCTCCAGGTGCTCCCGCAGCTGCAACGCGCCGAGGTCGGAGGCCGAGGTGAGAGGCTTCAGCGCCCCGGGATCGGAACCGACCGTCGCCTGCGAGGCGCTGATCATCGTCGCGGCCGCGGTGAGGCCGAGCGCGGCCCCGGTCAGCACGGCGCGCAGCGCCCTGCCCCGCTTGCGCCGGCGGTGTCGCCCACGTGCACTCATAGTGTCCTCCCGAGGCGAGCCAACTGCGCCTGGTGATCCGTGCGTTGACCAGGGAGCAGGTGGGGTGGCCCGTAGAGGGATGCTACGGCAGTCATGGCCGCCCCATGGGTAAGACCCCGCAAATATGCGGAAGATGCAGCCGGACGCGCCTTTTGCGCCACCTGTCCACCACACCGCCCTGACCCGCGCCTCCGCCCCCGGCCGCGCCCTCGCGTGCCCGCCGCGACAGCCAAACCGACTTCTCCGCTACGGCACTTGGGCCGACGTCCGTCCGCTGGTCACCCCGGGTGCCGTCGAGTGCGGCAGCAGCTCGCGCGGGTCGTCCGGCAGCAGCACCTCGACCTCGGCGTCCTCGCGGAAGCGGTACGGCCGGTGCTCCAGGAGCGCCCCGAGATAGCGCCGTACCCGGGACATCTCCGCACGCACCGTGACCGTGCGGCCGGGGTCGCCGAACATGTCCTCGGCCAGGGCGGCGGCGCTGCGGCCGGCGCGGTGCAGGGCCAGGAGGTAGAGCAACTCGGCGTGCCGCGGGCTCAGTTCGTGGGTCCAGGAGCCCGCGCTGCCGTAGACCGTCACCGACCAGCGGCGCGGCTGCGCGAGGTCGAGGACGATCCGGGCGGTGCCGGGCACCGGTTCGTCGGCGGCGCGGACCAGCCAGCCCCCGGCCAGCGGCTCCAGGGAGCACAGCCCGAGCGACGGCAGCCAACGGCGGCCCCCGGAGGGCGACTTGGGCAGCGCGATCCGCTTCACGTACGGCATTCCGGTGACCGCGGCCGTCCAGCCGTCCCGGTCCACCACCAGGGCCTGTCCGCCGATGCGGGGCAGGATCGGCGCCGCCACCGCGCGCAGCCGCTCCAGCGAGGTCAGGTGCAGCTCGCGCAGCCGGGCCTCGGCGAGTTTGGCCACCGAGTCGACCCAGGCGAGGGTGGCCGGGTGCATGGTCTCCAGCGGGCCGCTGACATCGACGACACCGATCAGCCGGCCGTCCCTGGGGTCGGTGATCGGGGCGCCCGCGCAGGTGAACGAGGCCAGCGCGCGCGAGAGATGCTCGCCGGCGAAGACCTGCACCGGCCGCCGGACGACCGCCGGGGTGCCCACGCCGTTGGTGCCGATGACGTCCTCGCGCCAGTCGGTGCCGACCTCGATGCCGGCCTCGTCGGCCTTGCGCAACACGGCGGCGCTGCCCTCCCGCCACAGCGCGCGGCCCTCGTCGTCGGCGACCAGCACGATGTGGTGGGCGGCGTCCGCGACCGACACCAGGCCCTCGCGCAGCACCGGCAGGACGTGCCTCAACGGGCTTGTGCCGCGCCGCCGTTCGACCTCCTCACGGGAGAGCAGCCCGGTGCGCAGATCGTGGTCGGGGCGGCTCCCGCCGCGTAACGCGCGCTCCCAGGACTCCTCGATCACCGGGCGCGGAGCGGGGCGGGCGCGCTGTCCGAAGGGCGTGGCGTACCGGGCGTCGCTCAGCATCCGGGCCGTCCGCGCCGCGTCGACGGTGGTGCGCCGCGGCAGTCCGGCCGGCGGGTTCGCCATGGGTCCTTCTCTCCGGTCCCGTGTCGACTGCTGAACTCGTGTCGACTGGTGTTCTCATGCCGGCTGTCGGTCGTGTACCGACTGTCGGCCTCGTATCGACTGTTGGTCTCATAGTGCCGCTCCGCGGTGACGGAGGGAGACAGTCCGGACACAGAAGCGGCCAAGTTGCAACCCTCTGCAACCCTGGTGAACAGCCGTACGGTGTCTGAAACTTGTCCCAGCTGCGAGGGTGGTGCCGTGTCGGCGCAGCACCACCCTCGCGTTGTGCCGGTGTTGGCTCAAACCGTCGGCCGGGCCCGTTCCGCGATCGACGTGAGGTCGAGGCTCGGCGGCAGGGTGCCGAACGCGGAGCCCCAGTCGCCGCCCAGCCGCGAGGCGCAGAACGCGTCGGCGACCTCTGGCGGAGCGTGCCGCACGAGCAGCGCCCCCTGCAGCACCAGCGCCATCCGCTCGACCACGCGCCGGGCGCGGCCCTCGATGCCGTCCAGATCCGCGAACTCGGCGAGCAGGTTCTTCATCGCCCCGTCCAGCCGGTGATCGGCGCCGCGCACCCGGCCGACCTCCACGAGGAAGGCGTTCAGCGCCTGCGGCTCACGCTGCAACGCCCGCAGGACGTCCAGGGCTTGGATGTTCCCGGCGCCCTCCCAGATCGAGTTGAGCGGTGATTCCCGTACCAGGCGCGGCAGTCCGGACTCCTCGACGTATCCGTTGCCGCCCAGGCACTCGGCCGCCTCGACCGCGACCGGTGAACAGCGCTTGGTCACCCAGTACTTGGCGGCCGGGACCGCCAACCGCAGGAACGCCAGCTCCTGTTCGCCTCCGTCGTCGTAGGCCGCCGCGAGCCGCAGCGCGAGGGTGGTGGCCGCCTCCGACTCCAGGGCGAGGTCGGCCAGCACGTTGCGCATCAGCGGCTTGTCGAACAGCTTGCCGCCGAACGCCTCGCGGTGGGCGGCATGATGGACCGCCTGCGCGACGGCCTGCCGCATCAGTCCCGCCGAGCCGAGCACACAGTCGAGCCGGGTCGCCGCGACCATCCCGATGATGGTCCGCACCCCGGCGCCCTCGTCGCCGACCCGGCGCGCCCAGGTGCCGTCGAACTCGACCTCGGCGGAGGCGTTCGAGCGGTTGCCGAGCTTGTCCTTGAGGCGCTGGATGAGGAACACGTTGCGGGTGCCGTCCGCCAGCACCCTCGGGACCAGGAAGCAGGTGAGCCCGCCCGGTGCCTGCGCCAGCACGAGGAAACCGTCGGACATGGGCGCCGAGCAGAACCACTTGTGGCCGGTCAGCTCGTACGTCCCGTCCTCGGCGAGCGGGCGCGCCTGAGTCGTGTTGGCGCGGACGTCGCTGCCGCCCTGCTTCTCCGTCATGCCCATCCCGAAG
The nucleotide sequence above comes from Streptomyces sp. N50. Encoded proteins:
- a CDS encoding aliphatic sulfonate ABC transporter substrate-binding protein, translating into MPATRSTYLRRGIAVFAALPLLTLAACGYGSDSKSTNSKEKVAAGSSKIEGLASVKIGYFGNLTHATALVGREQGLFQKELGATKADYATFNAGPSEIEALNSGSIDIGWIGPSPAINGYTKSDGKSLKIIGGSASGGVKLVVNPKKIKSLKDVKGKKIATPQLGNTQDVAFLNWIADQGWKVDAQSGKGDVTVVRTDNKITPDAFKAGSIDGAWVPEPTASKLVAEGGKTLLDESSLWPDKKFVITNIIVSQKFLKAHPKVVEAVLKGSVAANKWINANPTEAKAAANKQLEADSGKALPANVLDPAWSSIQFTNDPLASTLNTEAAHAVKAGLLEKPDLKGIYDLTILNKVLKADGDSTVDAAGLGTS
- a CDS encoding nitrite/sulfite reductase, giving the protein MAATPENPAAAAPRRKVSRHRGEGQWAAGHFTPLNGNEQFKKDDDGLNVRTRIETIYSKRGFDSIDPNDLRGRMRWWGLYTQRKPGIDGGKTAILEPEELDDKYFMLRVRIDGGRLTTDQLRVIGEISQEFARGTADLTDRQNVQYHWIRIEDVPEIWNRLEAVGLSTTEACGDTPRVILGSPVAGIAEDEIIDGTPAIDEIHSRYIGTKEFSNLPRKFKTAISGSPLLDVAHEINDIAFVGVNHPEHGPGFDLWVGGGLSTNPKIGVRLGAWVPLDEVPDVWAGVIGIFRDYGYRRLRTRARLKFLVADWGQEKFRQVLEEEYLKRKLVDGPAPAQPVARWRDHVGVHRQQDGLFYVGFAPRVGRVDGTTLTKIAELAQAHGSGRLRTTVEQKMIVLDVEEGQIDSLVEGLEALGLTAKPSPFRRGTMACTGIEYCKLAIVETKQRGITLIDELERRIPEFDEPITININGCPNACARIQVADIGLKGQLVLNDQGEQVEGFQVHLGGALGLEAGFGRKVRGLKVTSEELPDYVERVLTRFQQEREDGERFAAWATRASEESLT
- the cysC gene encoding adenylyl-sulfate kinase, whose amino-acid sequence is MTITEKESHVTTGATVWLTGLPSAGKTTIAYELAGRLREEGRLVEVLDGDEIREFISAGLGFSREDRHTNVQRIGFLAELLARNGVLALVPVIAPYADSREAVRKRHQESGAAYVEVHVATPVDVCSVRDVKGLYAKQAAGELTGLTGVDDPYEEPESPDLRIESQDQTVQESAAALHALLTERGLA
- a CDS encoding phosphoadenylyl-sulfate reductase, translated to MTTTQKARPTDDLKALAEQAGRDLEDASALEILQWAVRTFGKQFCVTSSMEDAVVAHLASRAMPGVDVVFLDTGYHFPETIGTRDAVEAVMDVNVITLTPRQTVAEQDAEYGPRLHDRDPDLCCKLRKVQPLEQGLTKYAAWATGLRRDESPTRANTPVVGWDEKRQKVKVSPIARWTQDDVDAYVAEHGVLTNPLLMDGYASVGCAPCTRRVLEGEDARAGRWAGRGKTECGLHE
- a CDS encoding sulfate adenylyltransferase subunit 1, which gives rise to MSTITTEELSATTLLRFATAGSVDDGKSTLVGRLLHDSKSVLTDQLEAVQRVSADRGQDGPDLALLTDGLRAEREQGITIDVAYRYFATPRRRFILADTPGHVQYTRNMVTGASTAELTVILVDARNGVVEQTRRHAAIAALLRVPHVVLAVNKMDLVEYKETVFAAIAEEFTAYASELGVPEITAIPISALAGDNVVDPSANMDWYGGPTFLEHLESVPVAHDLSHCHARLPVQYVIRPQSADLPDYRGYAGQIAAGSFRVGDPVTVLPSGSTTKISGIDLLGKPVRIAWTTQSVTILLEDDIDVSRGDLIVPSKDAPATTQDIEATVCHVADAPLTVGHRVLLKHGTRTVKAIVKDIPSRLTLDDLSLHPHPGQLVANDIGRVKIRTAEPLPVDSYADSRRTGSFILIDPADGTTLTAGMVGESFAAPEPVKDASDEDGWDF
- a CDS encoding GNAT family N-acetyltransferase, encoding MTNMPVTTWSLEQTDPSDLLPAIAPDGDVRIARSEVPSPEFSRYLYASVGGDILWIDRLHWTFAQWQEHLDRPGVETWVVYDRGTPGGYVELEPQDDGVVEIVYFGLIPAFRGRRLGGHLLSYGAARAWDLADRWPGRAPTKRVWLHTCSLDGVHAMDNYQRRGFKLFDTQVEEVTQAPTPGPWPGAYRV
- a CDS encoding helix-turn-helix domain-containing protein, with protein sequence MANPPAGLPRRTTVDAARTARMLSDARYATPFGQRARPAPRPVIEESWERALRGGSRPDHDLRTGLLSREEVERRRGTSPLRHVLPVLREGLVSVADAAHHIVLVADDEGRALWREGSAAVLRKADEAGIEVGTDWREDVIGTNGVGTPAVVRRPVQVFAGEHLSRALASFTCAGAPITDPRDGRLIGVVDVSGPLETMHPATLAWVDSVAKLAEARLRELHLTSLERLRAVAAPILPRIGGQALVVDRDGWTAAVTGMPYVKRIALPKSPSGGRRWLPSLGLCSLEPLAGGWLVRAADEPVPGTARIVLDLAQPRRWSVTVYGSAGSWTHELSPRHAELLYLLALHRAGRSAAALAEDMFGDPGRTVTVRAEMSRVRRYLGALLEHRPYRFREDAEVEVLLPDDPRELLPHSTAPGVTSGRTSAQVP
- the cysD gene encoding sulfate adenylyltransferase subunit CysD codes for the protein MTATVAKAEDGTDTPYALSHLDALESEAVHIFREVAGEFERPVILFSGGKDSIVMLHLALKAFAPAPVPFSLLHVDTGHNFPEVLEYRDRVVAAHGLRLHVASVQDYIDRGVLRERPDGTRNPLQTVPLTEKIQSEKFDAVFGGGRRDEEKARAKERVFSLRDEFSQWDPRRQRPELWNLYNGRHAAGEHVRVFPLSNWTELDVWQYIAREGIELPEIYFAHEREVFARDGMWLTAGEWGGPKAGETVEKRLVRYRTVGDMSCTGAVDSDAVTLEQVITEIAASRLTERGATRADDKMSEAAMEDRKREGYF
- a CDS encoding putative leader peptide — encoded protein: MSGTGIALVSRRHVDLGRMSSAICPAG
- a CDS encoding acyl-CoA dehydrogenase family protein, which translates into the protein MARTTHTVTNQAPPLVGYDVFTADRVLTEAVERHTPPGLLDEVRDDLSALGRAAGSAQLQEWGAQANDNPPGLRTHDRHGHRIDEVEFHPAWHRLLGKGVSAGLTAAWNRPAGHVRRAAGFLIWTQVEAGNCCPLSMTHAAVPALRADPALAAEWEPRLTSMVYDRELRPAHLKAGAVFGMGMTEKQGGSDVRANTTQARPLAEDGTYELTGHKWFCSAPMSDGFLVLAQAPGGLTCFLVPRVLADGTRNVFLIQRLKDKLGNRSNASAEVEFDGTWARRVGDEGAGVRTIIGMVAATRLDCVLGSAGLMRQAVAQAVHHAAHREAFGGKLFDKPLMRNVLADLALESEAATTLALRLAAAYDDGGEQELAFLRLAVPAAKYWVTKRCSPVAVEAAECLGGNGYVEESGLPRLVRESPLNSIWEGAGNIQALDVLRALQREPQALNAFLVEVGRVRGADHRLDGAMKNLLAEFADLDGIEGRARRVVERMALVLQGALLVRHAPPEVADAFCASRLGGDWGSAFGTLPPSLDLTSIAERARPTV